A region of Neovison vison isolate M4711 chromosome 7, ASM_NN_V1, whole genome shotgun sequence DNA encodes the following proteins:
- the RRAD gene encoding GTP-binding protein RAD has translation MTLNGGGSGAGGSRGGGRERERRRGSTPWGPAPPLHRRSMPVDERDLQAALAPSALASAAAGTGAQGAALDWPEGSSESLSSGGSDSDESVYKVLLLGAPGVGKSALARIFGGVEDGPEAEAAGHTYDRSIMVDGEEASLIVYDIWEQDSSRWLPGHCMAMGDAYVIVYSVTDKGSFEKASELRVQLRRARQMDDVPIILVGNKSDLVRSREVSVDEGRACAVVFDCKFIETSAALHHNVQALFEGVVRQIRLRRDSKEANARRQAGTRRRESLGKKAKRFLGRIVARNSRKMAFRAKSKSCHDLSVL, from the exons ATGACTCTGAATGGTGGCGGCAGCGGAGCCGGCGGGAGCCGCGGCGGGGGCCGGGAGCGCGAGCGCCGTCGAGGCAGCAcaccctggggccccgcgcccccGCTGCACCGTCGAAGCATGCCGGTGGACGAGCGTGACCTGCAGGCGGCGCTGGCTCCGAGCGCTCTGGCGTCGGCTGCGGCGGGGACCGGGGCCCAGGGTGCGGCGCTCGACTGGCCCGAGGGCTCTTCCGAGTCGCTCAGCTCAGGGGGCAGCGACTCAGACGAGAGCGTTTACAAGGTGCTgctgctgggggcgcctggcgTGGGCAAGAGCGCTCTGGCGCGCATCTTCGGTGGTGTAGAGGATGGGCCTGAAGCAGAGGCTGCAG GGCACACGTATGATCGGTCCATCATGGTGGATGGAGAAGAGGCATCACTCATAGTCTATGACATTTGGGAGCAG GATAGCAGCCGCTGGCTGCCTGGTCACTGCATGGCTATGGGGGATGCATACGTCATCGTGTACTCAGTGACAGATAAGGGAAGCTTCGAGAAAGCCTCAGAGCTGCGGGTCCAGCTGCGGCGGGCACGGCAGATGGACGACGTGCCCATTATCCTCGTGGGCAACAAGAGCGACCTGGTGCGCTCTCGAGAGGTCTCCGTGGATG AGGGCCGGGCCTGTGCCGTGGTCTTCGACTGCAAGTTTATTGAGACATCAGCGGCGCTGCACCACAACGTCCAGGCCTTGTTCGAGGGTGTCGTGCGCCAGATACGCCTGCGCAGGGACAGCAAAGAGGCCAATGCACGTCGACAAGCAGGTACCCGGCGGCGAGAGAGTCTTGGCAAGAAGGCAAAGCGTTTCTTGGGCCGCATCGTAGCACGCAACAGCCGCAAGATGGCCTTTCGTGCCAAGTCCAAGTCCTGCCATGATCTCTCGGTGCTCTAG
- the CIAO2B gene encoding cytosolic iron-sulfur assembly component 2B: MVGGGGMGGGLLENANPLIYERSGERPVTAGEEDEQVPDSIDAREIFDLIRSINDPEHPLTLEELNVVEQVRVQVSDPESTVAVAFTPTIPHCSMATLIGLSIKVKLLRSLPQRFKMDVHITPGTHASEHAVNKQLADKERVAAALENTHLLEVVNQCLSARS; encoded by the exons ATGGTGGGCGGCGGTGGGATGGGGGGCGGCCTCCTGGAGAACGCTAACCCGCTCATCTATGAGCGCTCTGGGGAGCGACCGGTGACCGCAGGCGAGGAGGACGAGCAGGTTCCAGACAGCATCGACGCGCGCGAGATCTTCG ATCTGATTCGCTCCATCAATGACCCAGAGCATCCACTGACCCTGGAAGAGTTGAACGTAGTGGAGCAAGTCCGGGTTCAG GTGAGCGACCCCGAGAGTACGGTGGCTGTGGCCTTCACACCCACCATTCCACACTGCAGCATGGCCACTCTTATCGGTCTGTCCATCAAAGTCAAGCTTCTTCGATCCCTTCCCCAGCGTTTCAAG ATGGATGTGCACATTACACCAGGAACTCATGCCTCGGAGCATGCAG TGAACAAGCAGCTAGCAGATAAGGAACGGGTAGCAGCTGCTCTAGAGAATACCCACCTGCTGGAGGTTGTGAACCAGTGCCTGTCAGCCCGCTCCTGA
- the CDH16 gene encoding cadherin-16, with amino-acid sequence MAGPPTCSSVRPALPHPSRPGQHSLEKEPSHLAAGPREPALGTGGCPGVEGPILTMVPAWLLLLCLSIAQVFPKDQYAELKVEVPENYGGNFPLYLIKLPLPPEETEGKIVLSGTPGVVAEGLFAVDPESGFLLVTRALDREEQSEYQLQVTLETEDGRVLWGPQPVLVDVKDENDQVPHFSQLVYKFQLSLGTKPGIPFLFLEASDGDEPGTANSDLRFYILNQAPAQPSPHMFQLEPQLGALALSPEGSTSLGQPAEGLYQLLVQVKDMGDQASGHQATATVDVFIVKNTWVPLDPVHVPENLKVPYPHPIAQVHWNGGDVHYHLESQPPGPFDVDTEGKVYVTKELDRESQAEYLLQVRAQNTHCEDYTEPLGLRVVVMDDNDNAPVCSPWDSPVSIPELSPPGTKVTRLLAEDMDAPGSPNSHIVYQLLNPEPEEGADGRAFELDFTSGSVTLGDAPLHAGQNILLRVKAVDQGGAEGGLSSTCEVAVTITDINDHAPEFTVSQIEPVSLPEDAEPGTLVATLMATDADLEPAFRLMDFAIEAGDTEGTFGLDWEPDSSHVQLRLLKNLSYEAASSHRLVVVVRSVAELVGPGPGPGATATVTVLVEKPVPPPRLDQSYEASVPVSTPAGSLLLTIQPSEPVSSPLRFSLLNDSEGWLCIKEVSGEVHTARPLQGAQPGDMYTVLVEAQYEDRPTLSTSATLVIHFLKSPFAWAPTLNPVPTRHLCTPRQDHGVVISGPREDPDPAGGHGPYSFALGPNPTVQRDWHLQALNGSHAYLTLALHWVEPREHAVPVVVSHNAGTRQLLVRVIVCRCNVEGQCMRKVGRMKGMPSKLSAVGILVGTLMAIGIFLILIFTHLTLARKKDLDQPVDSVPLKAAV; translated from the exons ATGGCTGGACCGCCTACCTGCTCAAGTGTCCGCCCTGCCCTACCCCACCCATCCCGGCCTGGCCAGCACTCCCTGGAGAAAGAGCCTTCTCACCTGGCAGCTGGACCAAGGGAGCCCGCCTTAGGCACCGGAGGGTGCCCTGGAGTGGAAGG GCCCATCCTGACCATGGTCCCTGCCTGGCTGTTGCTGCTTTGCCTCTCCATAGCCCAG GTTTTCCCCAAAGACCAGTATGCAGAACTGAAGGTGGAAGTCCCCGAAAACTATGGTGGAAATTTCCCTTTGTACCTGATCAAG CTGCCACTGCCCCCTGAGGAAACAGAGGGCAAGATTGTGCTGTCGGGGACCCCAGGCGTGGTAGCTGAGGGCCTCTTTGCTGTGGATCCAGAGTCTGGCTTCTTGCTGGTGACCAGGGCCCTGGACCGAGAGGAACAGTCGGAGTACCAGCTGCAA GTCACCCTGGAGACTGAGGATGGACGTGTCTTGTGGGGCCCACAGCCTGTGCTTGTGGATGTGAAGGATGAGAATgaccaggtgccccacttctctCAGCTCGTCTACAAATTTCAGCTGAGCCTGGGCACCAAGCCGG GcatccccttcctcttccttgagGCTTCGGACGGGGATGAGCCGGGCACAGCCAACTCAGATCTCCGATTCTACATCCTGAAccaggccccagcccagcctTCCCCACACATGTTCCAGCTGGAGCCTCAGCTGGGGGCTCTGGCCCTCAGCCCTGAAG GAAGCACCAGCCTAGGCCAGCCTGCGGAAGGGCTCTACCAGCTATTGGTACAGGTCAAGGACATGGGTGACCAGGCTTCGGGCCACCAGGCCACTGCCACCGTAGATGTCTTCATAGTAAAGAACACCTGGGTTCCCCTAGACCCTGTCCACGTGCCAGAGAATCTCAAAGTTCCATACCCACACCCCATAGCCCAG GTACACTGGAATGGGGGAGATGTACATTATCACCTGGAGAGCCAGCCCCCTGGCCCCTTTGATGTGGATACAGAGGGAAAAGTCTACGTGACCAAGGAGCTAGACCGAGAATCCCAGGCTGAG TACCTGCTCCAGGTGCGGGCTCAGAACACCCACTGTGAGGACTACACAGAACCTCTGGGGCTGCGAGTGGTGGTGATGGATGACAATGACAATGCACCTGTCTGCTCTCCGTGGGACTCCCCAGTCAGCATTCCTGAGCTCAGCCCCCCAG GCACCAAGGTGACTAGGCTGTTGGCAGAGGACATGGATGCCCCCGGTTCCCCCAATTCCCACATTGTGTATCAGCTGCTGAACCCTGAGCCTGAGGAGGGAGCAGATGGAAGAGCCTTTGAGCTGGACTTCACCTCAGGCAGTGTGACACTGGGGGATGCCCCGCTCCATGCTGGCCAGAACATTCTGCTTCGGGTGAAGGCCGTTGACCAAGGTGGAGCTGAGGGTG GCCTCAGCAGCACGTGTGAGGTCGCTGTCACAATCACAGATATCAATGACCATGCCCCCGAGTTCACTGTTTCCCAG ATTGAGCCTGTGAGCCTTCCTGAGGATGCAGAGCCAGGGACTCTAGTGGCCACACTCATGGCCACTGATGCTGACCTTGAGCCTGCCTTCCGCCTCATGGACTTTGCCATTGAGGCAGGGGATACGGAGGGGACCTTTGGCCTGGATTGGGAGCCAGACTCCAGTCATGTCCAACTCCGACTCCTCAAG AACCTCAGCTATGAGGCAGCTTCCAGTCACAGGTTGGTGGTGGTGGTCCGGAGCGTGGCAGAATTGgtggggccaggcccaggccctgGAGCCACAGCCACAGTGACTGTGCTGGTGGAAAAGCCGGTGCCACCCCCCAGGCTGGACCAGAGCTACGAGGCCAGTGTTCCAGTCAGCACCCCAGCTGGCTCCCTCCTGCTGACCATCCAACCCTCAGAACCCGTAAGCAGTCCCCTCAG gttcTCCCTGCTCAATGACTCAGAGGGCTGGCTCTGCATCAAGGAGGTCTCTGGGGAGGTGCACACAGCCCGGCCCCTGCAGGGCGCCCAGCCTGGGGACATGTACACAGTGCTCGTGGAGGCCCAGTACGAAG ACCGGCCGACACTGAGCACCTCTGCAACCCTCGTGATCCACTTCCTGAAGTCTCCGTTTGCCTGGGCCCCAACCCTGAACCCTGTTCCCACCCGCCACCTCTGTACGCCCCGCCAGGACCATGGCGTGGTTATCAGTGGACCCAGAGAGGACCCTGACCCGGCTGGTGGGCACGGTCCCTACAGCTTTGCCCTTGGCCCCAACCCTACAGTGCAGCGGGACTGGCACCTCCAGGCTCTCAACG GTTCCCACGCCTACCTCACCCTGGCCCTGCACTGGGTGGAGCCACGTGAGCACGCAGTGCCAGTGGTTGTCAGCCACAATGCTGGGACGCGGCAGCTCCTGGTCCGAG TGATTGTGTGTCGCTGCAACGTGGAGGGGCAGTGCATGCGCAAGGTCGGCCGCATGAAGGGCATGCCCTCGAAGCTGTCGGCAGTGGGCATCCTCGTGGGCACCTTGATGGCGATAG GCATCTTCCTCATCCTCATCTTCACTCATTTGACCTTGGCGAGGAAGAAGGATCTAGATCAGCCAGTGGACAGCGTACCCCTGAAGGCGGCTGTTTGA